A single window of Fischerella sp. PCC 9605 DNA harbors:
- a CDS encoding prephenate/arogenate dehydrogenase: MKIGILGLGLIGGSLGLDLRSQGHYVFGVSRQESTCTKAIALGSVDEASVEMNLLAAAEVVFICTPLGLIIPTVEQLIAHLPSHVIVTDVGSVKTPIVKAISPLWENFIGGHPMAGTAESGIEAAQRDLFVSRPYVLTATATTPATAITVMEKIVTQLGSTIYHCSPQEHDRAVSWISHLPVMVSAALISACMSESDRHVLQLAQQLASSGFRDTSRVGGGNPELGTMMARYNQQELLRSLQQYRHNLDELINMIEQENWTALQEKLQFTQSSRPKFVDG, translated from the coding sequence ATGAAAATTGGTATTTTAGGACTCGGACTAATTGGCGGCTCTTTAGGGTTAGATTTGCGATCGCAGGGACATTATGTTTTCGGTGTCAGTCGCCAAGAATCAACCTGTACCAAGGCAATTGCCCTAGGTAGCGTAGATGAAGCATCAGTTGAGATGAACCTGCTGGCTGCTGCAGAGGTTGTATTCATTTGTACACCTCTTGGACTTATTATTCCCACAGTCGAGCAATTAATTGCTCATCTACCTTCTCATGTTATTGTGACTGATGTTGGTTCGGTGAAAACTCCGATAGTCAAGGCAATTTCTCCCCTCTGGGAAAATTTTATCGGTGGACATCCAATGGCGGGTACAGCCGAAAGTGGTATTGAAGCGGCACAGCGGGATCTATTTGTCAGTAGACCTTATGTGTTGACAGCAACAGCTACTACACCAGCAACCGCAATAACTGTGATGGAGAAAATTGTCACCCAGCTTGGGTCTACAATTTACCATTGTTCTCCACAAGAGCATGACCGAGCAGTTAGCTGGATTTCCCATTTACCTGTTATGGTGAGTGCTGCTTTGATTAGTGCGTGTATGAGTGAAAGCGATCGCCATGTTTTGCAATTAGCTCAACAGTTAGCTAGTTCCGGCTTCAGAGATACCAGTCGCGTGGGTGGCGGCAATCCAGAGTTAGGAACGATGATGGCAAGATATAATCAACAAGAATTATTGCGATCGCTCCAACAATATCGCCACAATCTCGATGAGTTAATTAATATGATTGAGCAGGAAAATTGGACAGCGCTACAAGAAAAGTTACAGTTCACTCAATCCAGCCGTCCTAAATTTGTTGATGGTTAA
- a CDS encoding DUF1517 domain-containing protein — translation MRDSFNKMMGKTRYVVCRIMLHLAGSEVAPILGVLNRGARDAIDSEGDLEVLGEGLVEICETLLQYDEYWLSASNEGDVFWDEGEAGDYVNELFTDSAQRYKSEPDFSSESDYQESFSIPVTRNVVVMITVAYEGEVPELETDLANINALKEGLKALINLHYNHKLRAIQVHFSPAQLGDELTNDQLLQYYPELIPL, via the coding sequence ATGCGCGATAGCTTTAATAAAATGATGGGCAAAACTCGCTATGTAGTTTGTCGCATAATGCTACATTTAGCTGGGTCTGAAGTCGCACCAATCTTGGGAGTATTAAATCGTGGCGCACGAGATGCAATAGATTCCGAAGGCGACCTCGAAGTTTTAGGAGAAGGGTTAGTAGAAATCTGCGAAACTCTACTGCAATACGATGAATACTGGCTTTCTGCGTCTAATGAAGGCGACGTTTTTTGGGATGAAGGTGAGGCGGGAGACTATGTGAATGAGTTGTTTACCGACTCTGCCCAACGTTACAAGAGTGAACCAGATTTCAGTTCTGAATCTGATTATCAGGAATCCTTTTCTATACCTGTAACCCGCAATGTCGTTGTGATGATTACAGTTGCTTATGAAGGAGAAGTGCCGGAATTAGAAACTGACCTTGCTAATATTAATGCCCTCAAGGAAGGCTTGAAAGCTTTAATTAATTTACATTATAACCATAAACTGCGGGCAATTCAGGTGCATTTCTCACCAGCTCAGTTGGGTGATGAACTTACTAACGATCAGCTTCTGCAATACTACCCGGAGTTAATTCCCTTATAA
- a CDS encoding DUF1517 domain-containing protein: MRKKLQRAFKPLLKTLFLLFLVFTLALSHADGALAASGGRIGGGSFRAPSRGYSSPRTYAPPGGGYYPAPYPVYPGGGFGFPFVVPIFGIGGGLFSLLIFIAIASFLLQSFRRAASGGYEDEVGYGSNPTVSITRLQVGLLAQARDLQPELNHIAETADTNSPEGRTEVLQEASLALLRHPEYWVYAGGGTQQARLSAAESVFNRLALAERSKLTEETLSNVNNQLKAATPKRALPSTGELDNPTRLITEGPGEYIIVTLLAATLGKFEIPQINSADDLRQALRQIGSIPGEQLLAIEVLWTPQAEGDVLTADDVLVQYPDLKLV; encoded by the coding sequence ATGCGTAAAAAACTACAACGAGCCTTCAAACCGCTTTTAAAAACCCTGTTCCTCCTGTTTCTTGTGTTCACATTGGCGTTGAGTCACGCCGATGGAGCGCTAGCAGCAAGTGGGGGTCGGATCGGCGGTGGTTCCTTCAGAGCACCCAGTCGCGGCTACTCATCACCCCGGACATATGCACCTCCCGGTGGAGGATACTATCCTGCTCCTTATCCAGTTTATCCAGGTGGTGGATTTGGGTTCCCCTTTGTCGTGCCCATTTTTGGTATCGGCGGTGGATTATTTAGCCTGTTGATATTTATTGCGATCGCCAGCTTTTTACTACAATCCTTCCGTCGTGCTGCAAGTGGCGGCTATGAAGATGAAGTAGGCTACGGCAGCAACCCTACTGTTTCCATCACACGTTTGCAAGTGGGTTTGTTAGCTCAGGCTCGCGATTTGCAACCCGAACTCAACCACATCGCTGAAACAGCTGATACCAATTCCCCAGAAGGTAGAACCGAAGTATTGCAAGAAGCCAGCCTCGCCTTGCTCCGCCATCCAGAATATTGGGTTTATGCAGGTGGTGGTACTCAACAAGCGCGTTTAAGTGCTGCGGAATCTGTATTTAACCGTCTGGCATTGGCAGAACGTAGCAAGCTCACTGAAGAAACTCTATCTAACGTCAACAACCAGCTTAAGGCAGCCACTCCCAAACGTGCTTTACCTTCCACTGGTGAACTCGACAACCCAACCCGTCTGATTACCGAAGGCCCCGGAGAATACATTATCGTGACTTTGCTGGCGGCGACACTGGGTAAATTTGAAATTCCACAGATTAACAGTGCCGATGACTTGCGTCAAGCATTGCGTCAAATCGGCAGCATCCCTGGCGAACAACTGCTAGCAATTGAAGTGCTGTGGACTCCGCAAGCAGAGGGCGATGTCCTCACGGCTGATGATGTATTAGTACAATATCCAGACTTGAAACTGGTTTAA
- a CDS encoding glycosyltransferase family 4 protein, which produces MEQISSRVATIRDKTASPDILVICRTFLPTEGGIEEYIYNRCLQDTERVIVLTAGCAGDKDFDRSQRFPVYRWQIPQSWRVGWKEIFFVPILNIFWSFLLAIKLYFRYHYRYIEWGHGYEFFSLLLLSYFLPIRFFIYLHGNDILCALRNPIGRSLFAFTLERAEGIVCNSSYTRDVLTTHFQFNTPTHIISPVVRRKKFGIGDRAAVEDLRIRVRNSYNIPETAIVILSVGRLEKHKGFDLVIDNLPLLLTLGLDVHYIICGEGPFESKLQSQVRRLRLDRWVHFAGYVQDSELAGYYAACDIFAMLALLNGKAANMSDLGIVYLEAGYFGKPVIASCLGDAADAVRHGENGILVNPNSGYETFKAFRLLCQDRQLREQLGCKGRVIANKRNLHRWLYMPESRYSCLLT; this is translated from the coding sequence ATGGAACAAATTTCATCAAGGGTGGCGACAATCAGGGATAAAACCGCATCCCCAGATATCCTGGTCATATGCCGTACTTTTCTCCCAACAGAGGGTGGTATTGAGGAATATATCTACAATCGCTGTCTGCAAGATACGGAGAGGGTGATAGTTCTCACAGCTGGTTGTGCAGGAGATAAAGACTTTGATCGATCGCAACGGTTTCCTGTATATCGCTGGCAAATTCCTCAATCCTGGCGTGTTGGTTGGAAAGAAATCTTCTTCGTTCCAATTCTCAATATTTTCTGGTCTTTTTTGCTAGCGATTAAACTCTATTTTCGTTATCACTACCGCTATATTGAGTGGGGTCATGGTTATGAATTTTTCTCTCTATTGCTTTTAAGTTATTTTTTACCTATTCGCTTTTTTATCTACTTACATGGTAATGATATTTTATGTGCTTTACGCAATCCCATCGGGCGATCGCTGTTTGCATTCACCCTAGAACGAGCAGAAGGCATTGTTTGTAACAGTTCCTACACCCGTGATGTGCTAACCACTCATTTTCAATTTAATACCCCCACCCACATCATTTCTCCAGTGGTGAGAAGGAAAAAATTTGGTATTGGGGATCGCGCTGCTGTTGAAGATTTACGCATACGAGTGCGGAACAGTTACAATATCCCGGAAACTGCAATAGTTATTCTTTCAGTGGGCAGACTGGAAAAGCACAAAGGCTTTGACCTAGTCATTGATAATTTACCACTGCTGCTGACTTTAGGGCTAGATGTCCACTATATAATCTGTGGGGAAGGGCCTTTTGAGTCAAAACTTCAATCTCAGGTGCGGCGCTTGCGGCTGGACAGATGGGTACACTTTGCCGGATATGTACAAGATAGTGAGCTAGCTGGCTATTATGCAGCTTGTGACATCTTTGCTATGCTAGCTTTACTTAATGGCAAAGCTGCCAATATGTCTGATCTTGGCATTGTTTACCTAGAAGCAGGTTACTTCGGCAAACCCGTAATCGCCTCTTGTTTAGGCGATGCAGCGGATGCAGTCCGCCACGGAGAAAATGGCATATTGGTGAATCCCAATTCTGGCTACGAGACTTTCAAAGCATTTCGACTTTTATGTCAAGATCGGCAGTTGCGCGAACAACTCGGTTGCAAGGGAAGAGTAATAGCCAACAAGAGAAACCTGCACCGATGGCTTTATATGCCTGAGTCTCGTTACTCCTGTTTGTTGACTTAA
- the thiS gene encoding sulfur carrier protein ThiS, with the protein MSNQITLQVNGEPRSCPSQTLLPDLLEQLGFNPRLVAVEYNGEILHRQYWQQTKVQEGDRLEIVTIVGGG; encoded by the coding sequence ATGTCGAATCAAATTACCCTTCAGGTCAATGGAGAACCTCGTAGCTGCCCATCTCAAACTCTTTTACCTGATTTGCTTGAACAGCTGGGGTTTAATCCCCGCTTGGTGGCAGTAGAATATAACGGCGAAATTTTACACCGCCAATATTGGCAGCAGACAAAAGTACAAGAGGGCGATCGCTTGGAAATTGTCACTATTGTTGGTGGTGGTTAA